A genomic stretch from Echeneis naucrates chromosome 6, fEcheNa1.1, whole genome shotgun sequence includes:
- the ctnnb1 gene encoding catenin beta-1 gives MASQADLMELDMAMEPDRKAAVSHWQQQSYLDSGIHSGATTTAPSLSGKGNPEEDDVDNNQVMYEWEQGFNQNFSQDQVQDIDGQYAMTRAQRVRAAMFPETLEEGMQIPSTQYDAANPTNVQRLAEPSQMLKHAVVNLINYQDDAELATRAIPELTKLLNDEDQVVVNKAAVMVHQLSKKEASRHAIMRSPQMVSAIVRTMQNTNDVETARCTAGTLHNLSHHREGLLAIFKSGGIPALVKMLGSPVDSVLFYAITTLHNLLLHQEGAKMAVRLAGGLQKMVALLNKTNVKFLAITTDCLQILAYGNQESKLIILASGGPQALVNIMRTYTYEKLLWTTSRVLKVLSVCSSNKPAIVEAGGMQALGLHLTDPSQRLVQNCLWTLRNLSDAATKQEGMEGLLGTLVQLLGSDDINVVTCAAGILSNLTCNNYKNKMMVCQVGGIEALVRTVLRAGDREDITEPAICALRHLTSRHQDAEMAQNAVRLHYGLPVVVKLLHPPSHWPLIKATVGLIRNLALCPANHAPLREQGAIPRLVQLLVRAHQDTQRRTSMGGTQQQFVEGVRMEEIVEGCTGALHILARDVHNRIVIRGLNTIPLFVQLLYSPIENIQRVAAGVLCELAQDKEAAEAIEAEGATAPLTELLHSRNEGVATYAAAVLFRMSEDKPQDYKKRLSVELTSSLFRTEPMAWNETGDLGLDIGAQGEPLGYRQEDPSYRSFHSGGYGGDTMGMEPMMDHELGGGHHPGQDYPPVEGLPDLGHAQELIEGLPPGDSNQLAWFDTDL, from the exons ATGGCTTCCCAAG CTGATCTAATGGAGCTGGATATGGCCATGGAGCCAGACCGCAAGGCCGCAGTTAGCCACTGGCAGCAACAATCCTACCTGGATTCAGGCATCCATTCAGGAGCCACCACAACTGCTCCCTCCCTCAGTGGGAAGGGCAATCCTGAAGAAGATGATGTTGACAACAACCAGGTCATGTATGAATGGGAGCAGGGCTTCAACCAAAACTTCTCCCAGGACCAAGTACAAG ACATAGATGGTCAGTATGCAATGACGCGTGCCCAGCGCGTGCGTGCTGCGATGTTTCCAGAGACTCTTGAGGAGGGCATGCAGATCCCATCCACGCAGTATGATGCAGCAAACCCCACCAACGTCCAGAGGCTGGCAGAGCCGTCACAAATGCTCAAACATGCTGTGGTCAATCTGATCAATTATCAAGATGATGCTGAACTGGCAACCAGAGCCATACCAGAACTTACCAAACTACTCAATGATGAGGACCAG GTCGTAGTAAATAAAGCTGCAGTGATGGTCCACCAGCTTTCAAAGAAAGAAGCTTCTCGCCATGCCATCATGCGTTCCCCTCAGATGGTGTCAGCTATTGTCAGGACCATGCAGAACACAAATGATGTGGAGACCGCTCGCTGCACTGCAGGCACACTGCACAACCTTTCCCATCACAGAGAGGGCCTGTTGGCCATCTTCAAGTCTGGAGGAATACCAGCTCTTGTTAAAATGCTTGG TTCACCAGTGGATTCTGTCCTGTTCTACGCAATCACCACCCTCCACAACCTCCTCCTGCACCAGGAGGGAGCAAAGATGGCTGTCCGTTTAGCTGGTGGTCTACAGAAAATGGTGGCTCTACTCAACAAGACTAATGTGAAGTTCTTAGCCATCACAACTGACTGTCTCCAGATCCTGGCTTATGGCAACCAGGAGAGCAAG ttgATCATCCTGGCCAGTGGTGGCCCACAGGCATTGGTCAACATTATGAGAACTTACACATATGAGAAACTGTTGTGGACCACAAGCAGAGTTCTCAAAGTGCTGTCAGTCTGCTCAAGTAACAAGCCTGCCATCGTAGAAGCAG GAGGCATGCAGGCACTGGGGCTCCACCTGACAGACCCAAGTCAGAGACTGGTCCAGAACTGTCTCTGGACACTCAGGAACTTATCAGATGCTGCCACCAAACAG GAGGGAATGGAGGGTCTGTTAGGAACTTTGGTCCAACTGCTTGGCAGTGACGACATCAATGTGGTGACCTGTGCTGCCGGCATTCTGTCTAACCTGACCTGTAATAACTACAAGAACAAGATGATGGTCTGTCAG GTTGGAGGTATTGAGGCATTAGTTCGCACAGTGCTAAGggcaggagacagagaagacatCACAGAGCCAGCTATTTGTGCCCTGCGTCACCTCACATCTCGACACCAGGATGCTGAGATGGCTCAAAATGCTGTCAGGCTCCACTATGGGCTGCCTGTGGTTGTCAAACTGCTCCATCCGCCATCACACTGGCCACTCATTAAG GCTACAGTTGGTCTGATCCGTAACCTGGCTCTGTGCCCTGCGAACCACGCTCCTCTGAGGGAACAGGGAGCCATCCCTAGGCTGGTCCAGCTGCTGGTCCGAGCACAccaagacacacagagacgcaccAGCATGGGAGGAACACAACAGCAATTTGTG gagGGAGTTCGTATGGAGGAGATTGTGGAGGGCTGCACAGGAGCACTGCACATCCTGGCCAGAGACGTTCACAACAGAATAGTTATCAGAGGACTCAACACCATTCCACTCTTTGTACAG ctgtTGTATTCTCCCATTGAGAACATCCAGCGTGTTGCAGCAGGCGTCCTGTGTGAGCTGGCTCAGGACAAAGAGGCTGCTGAGGCCATTGAGGCTGAGGGGGCTACTGCTCCACTCACAGAGCTTTTGCACAGCCGCAACGAAGGAGTTG CTACCTATGCTGCAGCAGTTTTGTTCCGAATGTCAGAGGACAAACCCCAAGACTACAAGAAACGCCTCTCTGTAGAGCTCACCAGCTCACTCTTTAGAACAGAGCCAATGGCCTGGAACGAG ACCGGAGACCTGGGTTTGGACATTGGAGCTCAGGGAGAGCCTCTGGGCTACAGACAGGAAG ACCCAAGCTACCGTTCCTTCCATTCAGGGGGTTATGGAGGGGACACCATGGGCATGGAGCCCATGATGGACCATGAGCTGGGTGGAGGCCACCACCCTGGCCAGGACTACCCTCCTGTAGAGGGGCTGCCTGACCTGGGACATGCCCAGGAACTGATAGAAGGCCTGCCGCCTGGTGACTCCAACCAACTGGCCTGGTTTGACACCGACCTGTAA